In Shinella sp. XGS7, a single genomic region encodes these proteins:
- a CDS encoding ATP-binding protein produces MPLTAPQSVRLGRAVRWAASLLALACVVSLLLLGAYERREALENENERLALMARVLEDHATRSVESAALVLRTVADGLRLQPRLDPATLQPLLSQALLAQPVLRGLAVLDLQGQVLVSTDPRDQGLRVTLSQLGALPSPGRELLMPLRPGRGLSSLGRADLGSAVSMLPLARRVLGPAGQELLLLALINPDTLANYQQSVLGSDVAERAALASYGGQLLAATAGVPQALGSSLSEHPVFKGLLQQQEHGSYGGAGLQPGTQLVAYRVARGRPLVVLVEQDEHAALEGWRESLWLLGAAGAVFLILIGAGAQVLLRSLRVREAARRALDKAHEQVALRERELSVLLKSVQELIFRTDAQGRLSFINARWGMLNRERAENALGQSLADLVEPQDRERMQALFSASDRAGVRSAEVALRTGDGVLRHFQVAVVPLQGQGQLLGFAGSAVDVTERRQAEERVQLQLQFSEQLLELSPQPVSMFDAQGRYVTVNQAWEEFTGRRRADVIGKAVGFFMPPHERALHEAQDRQLREQGGRLSYETRLLHRDGRTHDMLVTKVAVPDPRDGGLGILATLTDVSEFRAAERATREARDAAEEASRAKSEFIANISHELRTPLQSILGFSELGQMRGRDTPKLAAMFSDIHASGQRMLALVNDLLDVSKIESAVGTFDLERCELRQLMESVAHELEPLLARRHLRLESRLGDRPLMAKADPLRFQQVIRNVLANAIKFSPERGTIELEARLTPEHEVHISVADRGPGIPPEELDQIFEAFIQSSNTKDGSGGTGLGLAICRKIVEIHGGHIHAENREGGGACFHIVLPLRPGAGDTQISTVL; encoded by the coding sequence ATGCCCCTGACCGCGCCTCAAAGCGTCCGACTCGGGCGTGCCGTCCGCTGGGCGGCCAGCCTGCTGGCCCTGGCCTGCGTCGTCTCGCTGCTGCTGCTGGGCGCTTATGAGCGGCGCGAGGCGCTGGAGAACGAGAACGAGCGCCTGGCGCTGATGGCCCGGGTGCTGGAAGACCATGCCACGCGCAGCGTGGAATCTGCCGCCCTGGTGCTGCGCACCGTGGCCGACGGGCTGCGCCTGCAGCCCCGGCTGGATCCCGCCACCCTGCAGCCCCTGCTGAGCCAGGCCTTGCTGGCCCAGCCCGTGCTGCGCGGCCTGGCGGTGCTGGACCTGCAGGGCCAGGTGCTGGTCAGCACCGATCCGCGCGACCAGGGGCTGCGGGTGACCCTGTCCCAGCTGGGCGCCTTGCCCTCGCCCGGGCGCGAGCTGCTGATGCCGCTGCGGCCGGGGCGCGGCCTGAGCAGCCTGGGCCGCGCGGACCTGGGGTCCGCCGTGAGCATGCTGCCCCTGGCGCGGCGGGTGCTGGGCCCGGCCGGCCAGGAGCTATTGCTGCTGGCCCTGATCAATCCGGACACCCTGGCCAACTACCAGCAGTCGGTGCTGGGCAGTGATGTGGCAGAGCGTGCGGCCCTGGCCTCCTATGGTGGCCAGCTGCTGGCGGCGACCGCGGGCGTGCCCCAGGCCCTGGGCAGCAGCCTGTCCGAGCACCCGGTCTTCAAGGGCCTGCTCCAGCAACAGGAGCACGGCAGCTATGGCGGGGCCGGCCTGCAGCCGGGCACGCAGCTGGTGGCCTATCGGGTGGCGCGCGGGCGGCCCCTGGTGGTGCTGGTCGAGCAGGACGAGCACGCGGCCCTGGAGGGCTGGCGTGAGAGCCTCTGGCTGCTGGGCGCCGCGGGCGCCGTCTTCCTGATCCTGATCGGCGCGGGCGCCCAGGTGCTGCTGCGCAGCCTGCGGGTGCGCGAGGCCGCGCGCCGCGCCCTGGACAAGGCCCACGAGCAGGTGGCGCTGCGCGAGCGCGAGCTCAGCGTGCTGCTCAAGAGCGTGCAGGAGCTGATCTTCCGCACCGATGCCCAGGGCCGGCTGAGCTTCATCAATGCGCGCTGGGGCATGCTCAACCGCGAGCGCGCCGAGAACGCCCTGGGGCAGAGCCTGGCCGATCTGGTGGAGCCCCAGGACCGCGAGCGCATGCAGGCCCTGTTCAGCGCCAGCGACCGTGCCGGGGTGCGCAGCGCGGAGGTGGCGCTGCGCACCGGCGACGGCGTGCTGCGCCACTTCCAGGTGGCCGTGGTGCCGCTGCAGGGCCAGGGTCAGTTGCTGGGCTTTGCCGGCAGCGCGGTGGACGTGACCGAACGGCGCCAGGCGGAGGAGCGGGTACAGCTGCAGCTGCAGTTCAGCGAGCAGCTGCTGGAGCTGAGCCCGCAGCCCGTGTCCATGTTCGATGCCCAGGGGCGCTACGTCACCGTCAACCAGGCCTGGGAGGAGTTCACCGGACGCCGCCGCGCCGATGTGATCGGCAAGGCGGTGGGCTTCTTCATGCCGCCGCATGAGCGCGCGCTGCATGAGGCCCAGGATCGCCAGCTGCGCGAGCAGGGCGGGCGCCTGAGCTACGAGACCCGCCTGCTGCACCGCGATGGCCGCACCCACGACATGCTGGTGACCAAGGTGGCCGTGCCCGACCCGCGCGACGGCGGCCTGGGCATCCTGGCCACGCTCACCGATGTGAGCGAGTTCCGCGCCGCCGAGCGTGCCACCCGCGAGGCGCGTGACGCGGCCGAGGAGGCCTCGCGTGCCAAGTCCGAGTTCATCGCCAATATCAGCCACGAGCTGCGCACGCCCCTGCAGTCCATCCTGGGCTTCTCGGAGCTGGGCCAGATGCGGGGGCGCGACACGCCCAAGCTGGCCGCCATGTTCAGCGATATCCATGCCTCGGGTCAGCGCATGCTGGCCCTGGTGAATGATCTGCTGGACGTCTCCAAGATCGAGAGCGCGGTGGGCACCTTCGATCTCGAGCGCTGCGAGCTGCGCCAGCTGATGGAGTCGGTGGCGCATGAGCTGGAGCCCCTGCTGGCGCGGCGCCATCTGCGCCTGGAAAGCCGCCTGGGCGATCGCCCCCTGATGGCCAAGGCCGACCCGCTGCGCTTCCAGCAGGTGATCCGCAATGTGCTGGCCAATGCCATCAAGTTCTCACCCGAGCGCGGCACCATCGAGCTGGAAGCCCGGCTCACGCCCGAGCATGAGGTGCACATCAGCGTGGCCGACCGCGGCCCCGGCATTCCGCCCGAGGAGCTGGACCAGATCTTCGAGGCCTTCATCCAGAGCAGCAACACCAAGGACGGCTCGGGCGGCACCGGCCTGGGCCTGGCCATCTGCCGCAAGATCGTCGAGATCCATGGCGGTCATATCCACGCCGAGAACCGCGAGGGCGGCGGCGCCTGCTTCCACATCGTGCTGCCCCTGCGCCCCGGCGCCGGAGACACGCAGATCAGCACCGTGCTCTGA
- a CDS encoding HD-GYP domain-containing protein has protein sequence MLQPTSPGAFMPPPPPPPRSSDRVFDAAAAAQMERIVMDLGRMYHERNEALREVSRAHHEALLRLSLAADFKDDDTGVHILRIGYLAEALALFMGESAAFAHQLSRAAPMHDIGKIGIPDAVLKKPGAYTAEERAVMNEHPRMGAKILGRSRIPLFQLAAEVALGHHERWDGSGYPGGLVGPAIPLSARIVAVVDYFDALTMDRCYRKAFPDEVALRMLAEQRGSAFDPRIVDAFLRNAAALLELRDRINRQPPNFETLVENE, from the coding sequence ATGCTGCAGCCCACCTCGCCCGGCGCCTTCATGCCGCCGCCCCCGCCGCCGCCGCGCAGCAGCGACCGCGTCTTCGATGCCGCGGCCGCGGCCCAGATGGAACGCATCGTGATGGATCTGGGGCGCATGTACCACGAGCGCAATGAGGCCCTGCGCGAGGTCTCGCGTGCCCACCACGAGGCCCTGCTGCGCCTGTCCCTGGCGGCCGACTTCAAGGACGACGACACCGGCGTCCACATCCTGCGTATCGGTTATCTGGCCGAGGCCCTGGCCCTGTTCATGGGCGAGTCCGCCGCCTTTGCGCACCAGCTCAGCCGGGCCGCGCCCATGCACGACATCGGCAAGATCGGCATTCCCGACGCCGTGCTCAAGAAGCCCGGCGCCTACACCGCCGAGGAGCGGGCCGTCATGAACGAGCACCCGCGCATGGGGGCCAAGATCCTGGGCCGTTCGCGCATTCCGCTGTTTCAGCTGGCGGCCGAGGTGGCCCTGGGGCACCACGAGCGCTGGGACGGCAGCGGCTACCCCGGCGGCCTGGTGGGCCCGGCCATTCCCCTGTCCGCGCGCATCGTGGCCGTGGTGGACTATTTCGACGCCCTGACCATGGACCGCTGCTACCGCAAGGCATTTCCGGACGAGGTGGCCCTGCGCATGCTGGCCGAGCAGCGCGGCAGCGCCTTCGATCCGCGCATCGTCGATGCCTTTTTGCGCAATGCCGCCGCGCTGCTGGAGTTGCGAGATCGCATCAATCGCCAGCCGCCCAACTTCGAGACCCTGGTCGAAAACGAATGA
- a CDS encoding ABC transporter substrate-binding protein encodes MLRRVRSLRLLPLLFPLILLTGLPPAGATGPRELLVVGTVFPRIYEQDESGPAGLGVDLLRRAFARQGLRFEFYPWLRAQAMVESGQADILMGPYRTPEREQRFLFSPQAFYEDALVFYARRERELPWRGELAELAGLRIGLVQGWAYGEGVERERPRLRPGTVRDVATGLQMLRLDRLDLLASNERNTEPVLRQLGLAGELRVLGPPLGQLRGHFAFTRNAQGQALREALDQAMSEMRTRGELRELARRWNVRIPD; translated from the coding sequence ATGCTGAGACGTGTCCGCAGCCTGCGGCTGCTACCGCTGTTGTTCCCGCTGATCTTGCTGACCGGCCTGCCCCCGGCCGGGGCCACCGGCCCGCGCGAGCTGCTGGTGGTGGGCACGGTCTTCCCGCGCATCTACGAGCAGGACGAGAGCGGCCCCGCCGGCCTGGGGGTGGACCTGCTGCGCCGCGCCTTCGCCCGCCAGGGCCTGCGCTTCGAGTTCTACCCCTGGCTGCGCGCGCAGGCCATGGTGGAGTCGGGTCAGGCCGACATCCTGATGGGACCCTACCGCACGCCCGAGCGCGAGCAGCGCTTCCTGTTTTCGCCCCAGGCCTTCTACGAGGACGCGCTGGTCTTCTACGCCCGCCGCGAGCGCGAGCTCCCCTGGCGCGGCGAGCTGGCCGAGCTGGCCGGCCTGCGCATCGGCCTGGTGCAGGGCTGGGCCTATGGCGAGGGCGTGGAGCGGGAGCGCCCCCGCCTGAGGCCGGGCACGGTGCGCGATGTGGCCACGGGCCTGCAGATGCTGCGCCTGGACCGGCTGGACCTGCTGGCCAGCAATGAGCGCAACACCGAGCCCGTGCTGCGCCAGCTGGGCCTGGCCGGCGAGCTGCGCGTGCTCGGCCCGCCCCTGGGCCAGCTGCGCGGGCATTTCGCCTTCACGCGCAATGCCCAGGGTCAGGCCTTGCGCGAGGCCCTGGACCAGGCCATGAGCGAGATGCGCACCCGCGGCGAGCTGCGCGAGCTGGCGCGCCGCTGGAACGTCAGGATTCCCGACTAA
- a CDS encoding ABC transporter substrate-binding protein, whose protein sequence is MNSVCSSRLAAPGKTWRLLALGLLLGAQALLAARPAAAADVPTLQRLRTSGELKVCIWPDYYGITYRNPNTQQLGGIDIELSAELAKDLKLKLTYVESSFTQLIEDVSSSRCDVAMFAVGVLPQRQARMAFTKPYLQSDIYGVTTRSNRAVRDWADIDRPGVLVGVQAGTFMEPVMSAALKKAQVVVVRPPATRERELEAGRIDVFMTDYPYSRRLLDNADWARLVPPPQPFHVLPYAYATRQNDAAWLARLDEFVAAIKRDGRLKAAAARYGLSEIVVNQ, encoded by the coding sequence ATGAACAGTGTTTGTTCCAGCCGCCTGGCGGCTCCTGGCAAGACCTGGCGCCTGCTGGCCCTGGGGCTGCTGCTGGGCGCCCAGGCCTTGCTGGCGGCTCGCCCGGCCGCCGCGGCCGATGTTCCCACCCTGCAGCGCCTGCGCACCAGCGGTGAGCTCAAGGTCTGCATCTGGCCGGACTATTACGGCATCACCTATCGCAACCCCAACACCCAGCAGCTGGGCGGCATCGACATCGAGCTCTCCGCCGAGCTGGCCAAGGATCTCAAACTCAAGCTCACATACGTGGAGTCCTCCTTCACCCAGCTGATCGAGGATGTGAGCAGCAGCCGCTGCGATGTGGCCATGTTTGCCGTGGGCGTGCTGCCCCAGCGCCAGGCCCGCATGGCCTTCACCAAGCCCTACCTTCAGAGCGATATCTATGGCGTGACCACCCGCTCCAACCGCGCCGTGCGCGACTGGGCCGATATCGACCGCCCCGGCGTGCTGGTGGGCGTGCAGGCGGGCACTTTCATGGAGCCGGTGATGAGCGCGGCCCTGAAGAAAGCTCAGGTGGTGGTGGTGCGCCCGCCGGCCACGCGCGAGCGCGAGCTGGAGGCCGGCCGCATCGATGTCTTCATGACCGACTATCCCTACAGCCGCCGCCTGCTGGACAACGCCGACTGGGCCCGCCTCGTGCCGCCGCCCCAGCCCTTCCATGTGCTGCCCTATGCCTACGCCACGCGGCAGAACGACGCGGCCTGGCTGGCGCGGCTGGACGAATTTGTGGCCGCCATCAAGCGCGACGGCCGCCTCAAGGCCGCCGCCGCCCGCTACGGTCTGAGCGAGATCGTGGTGAACCAGTGA
- a CDS encoding S9 family peptidase, with product MLLPLRHALSALLLTLPLLAGPAVAATPGYQQPAAAVREALDAPALPRLLVAPDRQTLALLELRRFNSLDELARPTLRLAGLRFDAVATTPQPLATVQRLRLRSLLQPEAPERVVELPGGGFHSFNWAPDGQRFVLERRGPASNELWVGDTASGQIRQIPFLRLNNALGQGEQAWLNPRELVVLAIPKRRGAPPRPLSSPAVQESSGRPSPERTYPDLLKSPYDEALFDYHARAQLTLVDLASGQTRDLGEPGLFSAVSSVGDQGQALLTERVVRPFSYHLTWDDFPLVVEIRQRDGRVLRELAKVPMKSGVAIDGALPGPRIFYASPTKDAAVYWVEALDGGNPNARVAFRDRVMRLDPPYSGEALEVQRMPHRFTRLRFLDDGQHALLTETDRNRAWTRSYLLPLRGSQSKPLFEHSVRERYRHPGAPLLRTLPNGHQVVQTTAQGEIFMIGAGAGPRGERPFVDRLSIRDLSVQRLFQSGEQAYELPLLPLDERRWLLQRESPVEPPNLYLRELGTGGNGAAAPQALTRIKDPSPQLRRIKRELVSFKRADGVELSFWLYLPPDYKEGERRPALVWAYPLEFNDATVAGQLSGAPSRFASFPGISPQLLALEGFVVLNEATMPVVGEQRSMNDGFIEQITMNARAIIDKAEELGVVDPKRLAIGGHSYGAFMAANLLAHTKLFKVGIARSGAYNRTLTPFGFQSERRSLWDARETYLKLSPFLYAERIKEPLLLIHGEADANSGTYPMQSERLYQALSGLGGTVRYVSLPYEGHGYTARESVGHVQWEMAQWLRSHLGDPRGADPRP from the coding sequence ATGCTTTTGCCGCTTCGCCACGCCCTGTCCGCCCTGCTGCTGACCCTGCCCCTGCTGGCGGGCCCGGCCGTCGCCGCCACCCCGGGCTACCAGCAGCCGGCCGCCGCGGTGCGCGAAGCCCTGGACGCACCGGCCCTGCCGCGCCTGCTGGTGGCGCCCGACCGCCAGACTCTGGCCCTGCTGGAGCTGCGCCGCTTCAACAGCCTGGACGAGCTGGCCCGCCCCACGCTGCGCCTGGCCGGCCTGCGTTTCGACGCCGTGGCCACCACGCCCCAGCCCCTGGCCACGGTGCAGCGCCTGCGCCTGCGCAGCCTGCTGCAGCCCGAGGCGCCGGAGCGCGTGGTGGAGCTGCCCGGCGGCGGCTTCCACAGCTTCAACTGGGCGCCGGACGGCCAGCGCTTCGTGCTGGAGCGCCGCGGCCCGGCCAGCAACGAGCTCTGGGTGGGCGATACCGCCAGCGGCCAGATCCGCCAGATCCCTTTTCTGCGCCTGAACAATGCCCTGGGCCAGGGCGAGCAGGCCTGGCTCAATCCGCGCGAGCTGGTGGTGCTGGCCATCCCCAAGCGCCGCGGCGCGCCGCCGCGCCCGCTGAGCAGCCCGGCGGTGCAGGAAAGCAGCGGCCGGCCCTCGCCCGAGCGCACCTACCCGGACCTGCTCAAGTCGCCCTATGACGAGGCCTTGTTCGACTACCACGCCCGCGCCCAGCTGACCCTGGTGGACCTGGCCAGCGGCCAGACCCGCGACCTGGGCGAGCCGGGCCTGTTCTCGGCCGTCAGCAGCGTGGGCGATCAGGGTCAGGCCTTGCTCACCGAGCGCGTGGTGCGGCCCTTCAGCTACCACCTGACCTGGGACGACTTTCCCCTGGTGGTGGAAATCCGGCAGCGCGACGGCCGGGTGCTGCGCGAGCTGGCCAAGGTGCCCATGAAGAGCGGTGTGGCCATCGACGGTGCGCTGCCGGGGCCGCGCATCTTCTATGCCTCCCCCACCAAGGACGCAGCCGTCTACTGGGTGGAGGCCCTGGACGGTGGCAACCCGAATGCACGCGTGGCCTTTCGCGACCGGGTGATGCGCCTGGACCCGCCCTACAGCGGCGAAGCCCTGGAGGTGCAGCGCATGCCGCACCGCTTCACGCGCCTGCGCTTCCTGGACGACGGCCAGCACGCCCTGCTCACCGAGACCGACCGCAACCGCGCCTGGACACGCAGCTATCTGCTGCCCCTGCGCGGCAGCCAGAGCAAGCCCCTGTTCGAGCACTCGGTGCGCGAGCGCTACCGCCATCCGGGTGCGCCCCTGCTGCGCACCCTGCCCAATGGCCACCAGGTGGTGCAGACCACGGCCCAGGGCGAGATCTTCATGATCGGTGCCGGCGCCGGCCCGCGCGGCGAGCGGCCCTTTGTGGACCGACTCTCGATCCGAGACCTCAGCGTGCAGCGTCTCTTCCAGTCGGGCGAGCAGGCTTATGAGCTGCCCCTGCTGCCGCTGGATGAGCGCCGCTGGCTGCTGCAGCGCGAAAGCCCGGTGGAGCCCCCCAATCTCTATCTGCGCGAGCTCGGTACGGGCGGCAATGGCGCGGCCGCCCCCCAGGCCCTGACCCGCATCAAGGACCCCAGCCCGCAGCTGCGACGCATCAAGCGCGAGCTGGTCAGCTTCAAGCGGGCCGACGGGGTGGAGCTCTCCTTCTGGCTCTATCTGCCGCCGGACTACAAGGAGGGCGAGCGCCGCCCGGCCCTGGTCTGGGCCTATCCCCTGGAGTTCAATGACGCCACCGTGGCCGGCCAGCTCAGCGGCGCACCCAGCCGCTTCGCCAGCTTCCCCGGCATCAGCCCGCAGCTGCTGGCCCTGGAGGGCTTCGTGGTGCTCAACGAGGCCACCATGCCCGTGGTGGGCGAGCAGCGCAGCATGAACGACGGCTTCATCGAGCAGATCACGATGAATGCCCGCGCCATCATCGACAAGGCCGAGGAGCTGGGCGTGGTGGACCCCAAGCGCCTGGCCATCGGCGGGCACAGCTACGGCGCCTTCATGGCCGCCAATCTGCTGGCCCATACCAAGCTCTTCAAGGTGGGCATCGCGCGCAGCGGGGCCTACAACCGCACGCTCACGCCCTTCGGCTTCCAGAGCGAGCGCCGCTCGCTGTGGGACGCGCGCGAGACCTATCTCAAGCTCTCACCCTTCCTGTACGCCGAGCGCATCAAGGAACCCCTGCTGCTGATCCATGGCGAGGCCGATGCCAACTCCGGCACCTACCCCATGCAGAGCGAGCGCCTCTACCAGGCCCTGTCCGGTCTGGGCGGCACGGTACGCTATGTGAGCCTGCCTTACGAAGGCCATGGCTACACGGCCCGCGAGTCGGTGGGCCATGTGCAGTGGGAGATGGCGCAGTGGCTGCGCAGCCATCTGGGCGATCCGCGCGGGGCCGACCCGCGACCCTGA
- a CDS encoding AEC family transporter, translating to MQAILAVTLPFFALVLCGYLAARQGVLAESAIPGLNGFVLFFALPCMLFRFGMNTRVAELLDPRVLGLYGLCALLMVGLTLRLTLSARVGLKDAAFGALVAAFPNTGFMGVPLLVALLGPAAAGPVICTVLTDLFLTSSLCIALARAHDAGAGNARAAAWQALRGALSNPLPWAIALGALASITGLRPPGPVDAVIRMLADAATPVALFTIGAVLWRAGRHAHSRTPPALYLPVAALKLGLHPALVFGLGWGLQRAGLGPSDFQLMVLTLAAALPSASNVSLLAERYGADNGRVARIIMASTALAFLSFSALAWCFGIGAGA from the coding sequence ATGCAAGCGATCCTGGCCGTCACCCTGCCCTTCTTCGCCCTGGTGCTGTGCGGCTATCTGGCGGCCCGGCAGGGCGTGCTGGCGGAGAGCGCCATTCCGGGGCTCAACGGCTTTGTGCTCTTCTTCGCCCTGCCCTGCATGCTGTTCCGCTTTGGCATGAACACCCGGGTGGCGGAGCTGCTGGACCCGCGCGTGCTGGGCCTCTACGGCCTGTGTGCCCTGCTGATGGTGGGCCTGACCCTGCGCCTGACGCTCTCGGCCCGGGTGGGGCTCAAGGACGCTGCCTTCGGCGCCCTGGTGGCCGCCTTCCCCAATACCGGCTTCATGGGCGTGCCCCTGCTGGTGGCCCTGCTGGGGCCGGCGGCCGCGGGGCCGGTGATCTGCACCGTGCTGACCGATCTCTTTCTGACCAGCTCCCTGTGCATCGCCCTGGCACGCGCCCATGATGCCGGCGCCGGCAATGCCCGGGCCGCCGCCTGGCAGGCCCTGCGCGGTGCGCTCTCCAACCCCCTGCCCTGGGCCATTGCCCTGGGGGCCCTGGCCTCCATCACCGGCCTGCGCCCGCCCGGCCCGGTGGACGCGGTGATCCGCATGCTGGCCGACGCCGCCACGCCCGTGGCCCTGTTCACCATCGGCGCCGTGCTCTGGCGCGCCGGCCGGCATGCCCACAGCCGCACGCCGCCGGCGCTCTACCTGCCGGTGGCCGCCCTCAAGCTGGGCCTGCACCCGGCCCTGGTCTTCGGCCTGGGCTGGGGCCTGCAGCGCGCGGGCCTGGGCCCCAGCGACTTCCAGCTGATGGTGCTGACCCTGGCGGCCGCCCTGCCCAGCGCCAGCAATGTGTCCCTGCTGGCCGAGCGCTATGGTGCCGACAACGGCCGGGTGGCCCGCATCATCATGGCCAGCACGGCCTTGGCCTTTCTGAGCTTCAGCGCCCTGGCCTGGTGCTTCGGCATCGGCGCGGGAGCCTGA
- a CDS encoding alkaline phosphatase, giving the protein MDRFSHPTRRRLLQAALAAGAAPALLLRHADAAAEALFPLGVASGCPTPGGLVLWTRLMAEQLPAEVTVHWELAEDEQFRRIVARGSERASAAEAHSVHAEPAGLRPGRWYWYRFAALGQRSPVGRTRTAPAPEAAGESLRFVIASCQRWDHGEYAAWREVAEQELDLVLFLGDYIYETATPADSRARRRHMGGPCRSLEDYRQRYAQYKRDPQLQAAHAAAPWILTWDDHEVENDWAGAQSQTLEPEAAFLRRRAAAAQAYWEHQPFPRSARPQGPDMRIHASYDWGGLARIITLDDRQWRDPQACPKPGRGGSNTVDLKDCEALLDPRRSLLGAAQEDWLRQRWDAQRPWNLLAQQTLMARMNWQDPAEGPGRHWTDGWDGYPAARSRLLAGMQAAGARNPVVLSGDVHANYVADIKADYLDPKAAIIASEFCGTSISSHGLAQERLDKVLPWNPQIRLGRSDLRGYTRFKLSATRLEAELRTVDDPWSASSPLSSLARYGVEAGRPGAQPA; this is encoded by the coding sequence ATGGATCGCTTCTCCCACCCCACCCGTCGCCGCCTGCTGCAGGCGGCCCTGGCCGCCGGTGCCGCGCCGGCCCTGTTGCTGCGCCATGCCGATGCCGCAGCCGAAGCCCTCTTCCCCCTGGGCGTGGCCTCGGGCTGCCCCACGCCGGGCGGCCTGGTGCTGTGGACCCGGCTGATGGCCGAGCAGCTGCCCGCCGAGGTCACGGTGCACTGGGAGCTGGCCGAGGACGAGCAGTTCCGCCGCATCGTGGCGCGCGGCAGCGAGCGCGCCAGCGCCGCCGAGGCGCACAGCGTGCACGCCGAACCCGCGGGCCTGCGCCCGGGGCGCTGGTACTGGTACCGTTTTGCCGCCCTGGGCCAGCGCAGCCCCGTGGGTCGCACCCGCACCGCCCCGGCGCCCGAGGCCGCCGGCGAGAGCCTGCGCTTCGTCATCGCCTCCTGCCAGCGCTGGGACCATGGCGAATACGCCGCCTGGCGCGAGGTGGCCGAGCAGGAGCTGGACCTGGTGCTCTTCCTGGGCGACTACATCTACGAGACCGCCACCCCGGCCGACAGCCGCGCGCGCCGCCGCCACATGGGAGGGCCCTGCCGCAGCCTGGAGGACTACCGCCAGCGCTATGCCCAGTACAAACGCGACCCGCAGCTGCAGGCCGCCCATGCCGCCGCGCCCTGGATCCTGACCTGGGACGACCACGAGGTGGAGAACGACTGGGCCGGCGCCCAGTCCCAGACCCTGGAGCCCGAGGCCGCCTTTCTGCGTCGCCGCGCCGCCGCGGCCCAGGCCTACTGGGAGCACCAGCCCTTTCCCAGGTCGGCCCGGCCGCAGGGGCCGGACATGCGCATCCACGCCAGCTACGACTGGGGCGGCCTGGCCCGCATCATCACCCTGGACGACCGCCAGTGGCGCGATCCCCAGGCCTGCCCCAAGCCGGGCCGCGGCGGCTCCAACACCGTGGACCTCAAGGACTGCGAGGCCTTGCTGGACCCGCGCCGCAGCCTGCTGGGTGCAGCCCAGGAAGACTGGCTGCGCCAGCGCTGGGATGCCCAGCGCCCCTGGAATCTGCTGGCCCAGCAGACCCTGATGGCACGCATGAACTGGCAGGACCCGGCCGAAGGCCCGGGCCGGCACTGGACCGATGGCTGGGACGGCTATCCCGCGGCGCGCAGCCGCCTGCTGGCGGGCATGCAGGCAGCCGGTGCGCGCAATCCGGTGGTGCTCAGCGGTGATGTGCACGCCAACTACGTGGCCGACATCAAGGCCGACTATCTGGATCCCAAGGCCGCCATCATCGCCAGCGAGTTCTGCGGCACCTCGATCAGCAGCCATGGCCTGGCCCAGGAGCGCCTGGACAAGGTGCTGCCCTGGAACCCGCAGATCCGCCTGGGCCGCAGCGACCTGCGCGGCTACACCCGTTTCAAGCTCAGCGCCACGCGGCTGGAGGCGGAACTGCGCACGGTGGACGATCCTTGGTCGGCGAGCAGCCCGCTCAGCAGCCTGGCGCGCTATGGGGTGGAAGCGGGGCGGCCCGGCGCGCAGCCGGCCTGA